The DNA region gtgcatgctttcttgcttgatttcgcgacctcacgcgtgaggtctcgaaatcaatttaaatattttactgagaaattacttctttctcaacaactttgttaatttatagggagtcgtttctcacagtgttttacactatcaacagctctccattttatgttaccaagtaaacttttatgctaacaattattttgagtaattaccaagagtgtccagtgcctttaaacaacataGAGATGTATACTTACCCAACTAGGATCATCCCACCAACCATCAGCCACACCATTAAACCAATCTCTTTGTGAGTTACCGTAGTGACTAAGTTGTTGCAGTTGGGACAATTCATAGTACATGGAAGTACAGAGAAATTTGGTCTTATCACCAGTGTATTAGCGTAGCCTGGTGGCACTGGTGGTGGTACTGAACCAGGAACAGGCTGGGCCGCCGCGGTGTACACAGGAGGAGGATTCATTGGGTAGTCCCCCTGTTGTGGAGGCTGCATCGGGTAGCCCTCTTGGGGTGGAGGTTGCATCGGGTAGGCCCCTTGTTGTGGAGGTTGCATCGGGTAGGCCCCTTGTTGTGGAGGTTGCATCGGGTAGCCTTCATGGGGTGGAGGCGGGCCCGAATACGCAGCCGGATATGGAGCCGGGCCTGTAACCGGCATCGGGGCACCTTGTCTCACGGGACCGCCAGGGTACTCTGAACAATAGACGAAGACCGAGAAATAAAAACGTCTCTTGTCAAAATCTCAAAATAGTAGGCCTTCGGAAAGTAGGTGATTGTACCTCTGGCGATACACGCATAATAACAAACGATGACAGCCATTTTGAATAATAAACTGGACACCAATCTaaaattatttgtgttatttttaaatgataaaTCTGCAAAGGCCCTAAAGTCTCTCTCACATGTAAACTGTTTTCTGTAAATGCAAGAAGAACAAGGAATCATCCTGAACCAACGATCAAACGAATATTACAAATGCATATAGCCGATTGcagtacaaaaaatacaaatgagTTATACCTTGAGTATTTGCTTGGCCGACATCTGCAGGAACTTCTTTACTCTCCATGGTATTTCCCTCAACGCCTGAATATACTGAAATGCACAAGTTAGTTTTGCAGTGttctaaaataaattaaaaaaatcaatatcaTTGGAACATTGTTCAATGATACAACTGGGCAACTTTGGAATGAGcggcaaaacaaacaaaggtcTCAAGTGGTGCAGTTCCTGCTTCATAAAGTAGTGACTTATATGCATTAGACTGAGTTTTATTTCAGGTACAACTGctcattattttttaactgcacaacaacaaaaagtgacGACGGCAGGTTCCTTTAGTAAAATAATAGGAAGGAAAGCATGGATAGAAAAATGAATTCAGTTTCATTGCTAAGATGTACTTTATGACGTCACATTGACACTTGGCCTTATACCCTGACGTCACCACGCCGCCAGGTGAAACGATGACCAAACAATGGGAAACGCACGGCTGTGCACGCGCGACGCAAaggattggccaatgagcaACTTTTGTGGCAT from Asterias rubens chromosome 7, eAstRub1.3, whole genome shotgun sequence includes:
- the LOC117292648 gene encoding cell death-inducing p53-target protein 1 homolog, with the translated sequence MESKEVPADVGQANTQEYPGGPVRQGAPMPVTGPAPYPAAYSGPPPPHEGYPMQPPQQGAYPMQPPQQGAYPMQPPPQEGYPMQPPQQGDYPMNPPPVYTAAAQPVPGSVPPPVPPGYANTLVIRPNFSVLPCTMNCPNCNNLVTTVTHKEIGLMVWLMVGGMILVGLWLGCCLIPFCIDGIKDTVHTCPNCKHTLGKFTHM